A window of Verrucomicrobiia bacterium contains these coding sequences:
- a CDS encoding ISL3 family transposase, giving the protein MNRIQHFRGFVYRDIRLRSPRGKLRIEVRIEPHQSMGARCSKCRQPAPGYDRLPERWWRFIPLWGIVTWFLYAPRRVECAVHGVVVEYMPWSDGKRPITLAMMDFLARWARHLSWRQTARAFHTSWEAVYRSVEWFVQWGLAHRQLQGVRSIGVDEIHWGKGKRADNFLTVIYQIDAQCRRLLWVGRRRTQATLRRGLAALGQEVVGELRFVCSDMWQPYLKVIAAKASQALHVVDRFHITMHLNQAVDQVRRSESGRLRGRPLAQRLKHMRWQLLRRGSRVRGHARRKLNALMASKLATARAWNLKESFQYIWHYKSHIWSGAFLDYWCSLAMRSRIEPMKKVARMLRTHEPLLLNWFKAKGEISSGAVEGLNNKIRVVTRRAYGFRTFDAMEIAMYHTLGRLPEPPSTHRFC; this is encoded by the coding sequence TTGAACCGAATTCAACATTTCAGGGGTTTCGTCTACCGGGATATCCGGCTGCGCAGCCCTCGAGGCAAGCTGCGCATCGAGGTGCGTATTGAGCCGCATCAGAGCATGGGTGCCCGATGCTCGAAGTGCCGCCAGCCGGCGCCAGGTTACGACCGACTGCCTGAGCGATGGTGGCGGTTTATCCCGCTGTGGGGAATTGTCACCTGGTTTTTGTATGCCCCGCGCAGAGTGGAATGTGCGGTGCACGGCGTGGTGGTCGAATACATGCCCTGGAGCGACGGCAAGCGACCGATTACCCTGGCCATGATGGACTTTTTGGCGCGGTGGGCGCGGCATTTGTCGTGGCGGCAGACGGCCCGGGCCTTCCACACCAGTTGGGAAGCGGTCTATCGCTCGGTAGAATGGTTTGTGCAGTGGGGCCTGGCGCACCGACAACTTCAAGGGGTCAGGTCCATCGGCGTGGACGAAATTCATTGGGGTAAAGGCAAACGGGCGGATAATTTCCTGACGGTCATCTACCAAATCGACGCTCAGTGTCGGCGATTGCTGTGGGTCGGGCGACGGCGCACGCAAGCGACCTTGCGCCGCGGGCTGGCAGCGCTGGGACAGGAAGTGGTCGGAGAGCTGCGTTTTGTGTGCAGCGACATGTGGCAGCCTTACTTGAAGGTGATCGCCGCTAAAGCCAGTCAAGCCCTGCACGTGGTGGATCGTTTCCATATCACGATGCACTTGAATCAAGCCGTCGACCAAGTGCGTCGTTCTGAGAGCGGACGGTTGCGTGGCCGTCCTTTGGCCCAACGTCTCAAGCACATGCGTTGGCAGTTGTTGCGCCGAGGCAGCCGGGTGCGCGGCCATGCTCGCCGCAAACTCAATGCGTTGATGGCTAGCAAGCTGGCCACGGCACGGGCGTGGAACCTTAAGGAGTCTTTCCAGTATATCTGGCATTACAAATCCCACATCTGGTCGGGGGCCTTTCTGGATTATTGGTGCTCGTTGGCGATGCGCAGCCGCATCGAGCCGATGAAGAAGGTGGCCCGGATGTTGCGCACCCATGAGCCGTTGCTTCTGAATTGGTTCAAGGCTAAGGGCGAAATCTCCAGCGGCGCCGTCGAGGGCTTGAACAATAAAATCCGAGTGGTGACCAGACGTGCTTACGGCTTTCGCACCTTCGATGCGATGGAAATAGCCATGTATCACACGCTCGGCCGGCTTCCAGAGCCGCCGTCAACCCACAGATTCTGCTGA